The segment AGTTACAAGGCTCATTGCCTTCAAATTTCCAATCTTTGAAATCCTTGAAGACCCTCATACTTTCATCAAACAATCTCAGTGGTGTGATTCCTAAAGAGTTTGGTGATTATAATGAACTCAACCTTATTGATCTTAGTGGGAATTTTCTCACTGGTGAAATCCCAACGGAAATTTGTAAGCTGAAGAAATTGAAGACCTTGGCTTTGGACAGTAACTATCTTGGAGGTAAAATCCCATCAATGATGGGTAATCTTAGTGGTCTTGTTTATTTAACGCTTTATGATAATCAACTCAATGGTGAAATACCAAAGAGTATTGGTGAATTGAAAATGCTTCAAGTGTTTAGAGGTGGTGGGAATAAGGATCTTAATGGTGAATTGCCATTAGAGATTGGGAACTGCACCAGCTTACTGATGTTAGGCCTAGCTGAAACCAGCATTACAGGCAACCTTCCTTCATCAATTGGGATGTTGAAAAGGGTCCAAACTATAGCTATTTATACATCTTTATTATCGGGTTCAATCCCTGAAGAGATTAGTAATTGTAGTGAGCTCCAAAATCTTTACTTGTATCAGAATTCTATATCTGGTTCAATCCCAAGGGGCATTGGTCAGCTTAACAAGCTTCAGAGTTTACTATTATGGCAGAACAGCTTAGTTGGTACCATCCCGGATGAGCTCGGTACCTGTTCGGAGCTGACGGTGGTCGATTTATCTGAGAATCTACTTACAGGTAGCATACCAAGAAGCATTGGGAAACTATTTAAGCTTCAAGAGCTTCAATTGAGTGTTAACCAGTTATCAGGTACAATTCCTTTGGAAATCTTGAACTGTTCGGAGTTGATTAATCTCGAGATAGATAATAATGCATTATCCGGCGAGATTCCGGTCAATATTGGCAAGCTAAAGAGTTTGTCTATATTCTTTGCTTGGCAAAATAAGTTGACCGGTAATGTTCCTGATAGTCTTTCTCAATGCAAAGATCTTCAAGCTCTTGATTTGTCTTATAATAGTCTATCAGGTTCAATCCCAAAAGACATTTTTGGGTTGAAAAACTTCACCAAGTTACTGCTGCTGGCCAACGATTTATCTGGTTTTATTCCACCGGAAATTGGAAACTGTACCAATTTGTATAGGTTGAGGTTAAACGGTAATAGACTTGCAGGGACCATTCCATCAGAGATTGGAAACCTGAAGGGCTTGAACTTTGTTGATTTAAGCGAGAATCGGTTCGTTGGAGGGATTCCTCTGTCGATATCTGGATGTCGAAACCTCGAGTTTCTTGACCTCCATTCGAATGAACTTGCAGGTTCCTTGCCAGATActcttcctacaagcctccagtATGTTGACATTTCAGACAACAGTCTTACAGGTCAACTGAGTCATAGTATTGGGTCCTTGAGTGAATTGACTAAGCTTAACTTGGGAAAGAATCGACTTGCGGGTCAAATTCCGGCCGAGATATCATCTTGCAGTAAGCTCCAGTTGGTAAACCTGGGTGACAATGGTTTCTTTGGTGAACTCCCAAAGGAGCTAGGCCAGATTCCGGCACTCGAAATCTCTCTGAACCTTAGTTGGAATCGGTTTTCGGGCAAAATCCCATCCGAGTTCTCTGGTCTTACAAAGCTAGCAATACTTGACTTGTCCCATAACAAGTTCTCTGGCAAGTTAGATGTTCTTACAAGTCTTCAAAACCTTGTTTCACTTAATGTCTCCTTCAATGACTTCTCAGGTGAGTTGCCGAATTCATCTTTTTTCCGGAAACTCCCATTAAGTGACCTTGAATCAAACAAAGGCCTATATATCTCCAATGGTGTTGTATCTTCTTCTGATCTTGAACATTCGAGGCATGTTGGACCAGCAGTGAAGCTAGTGATGTCGATCCTCATAAGTGCCAGTGTGATCCTAGTACTACTTGCTATCTTCGCGTTAATCCGTGCTCGATTTTTCAACAATGGCCTTATGGAAGATTATACTTGGGAAGTGACTCTGTATCAGAAACTCGACTTCTCGATCGATGACATAGTCCACAACTTGACATCATCTAACGTGATCGGCACTGGGAGCTCCGGGGTTGTATACAGGGTAACGATTCCGAATGGCGAAACGTTGGCAGTTAAGAAAATGTGGTCATCAGAAGAGTATGGGGCCTTCACTTCTGAAATCGAGACTCTAGGCTCGATCAGGCATAGGAACATTGTAAGGCTTCTCGGTTGGGGTTCGAACACGAATTTGAAGCTACTGTTTTACAATTATCTGCCGAACGGAAGCTTGAGTTCGCTCATTCACAGTGGCGGTAAGGGAGGAGCTGATTGGGAGGCACGTTTTGACATCGTGCTAGGCATAGCACATGCCCTCGCGTATTTGCACCATGATTGTGTGCCTTCAATCTTGCATGGTGACGTTAAAGCCATGAATGTCTTATTAGGTCCTTGCTATGAGCCTTACTTGGCTGACTTTGGGTTAGCTAGAGTTTTGAATAACAATGGTGACGATAATGATAAAGTTTCAAAATCAAGTCCGAGGCCACATTTAGCTGGTTCATATGGATATATGGCTCCAGgtatttgtttaaatttttttttcaattttttcgatCTTTTcgattaagctttaattttttttttatatacaatGGTTACCTTTCAGAACATGCAACAATGCGACGTATTACAGAAAAAAGTGATGTCTATAGTTTTGGTGTCGTTCTATTAGAGGTGTTAACCGGAAGGCACCCACTTGACCCAACTTTACCAGGTGGTGCACACTTGGTTCAATGGGTTCGAGATCATTTGGCTAGCAAGGGAGACCCGAGTGAAATCCTAGACCCAAAGCTCAAAGGAAGGACTGATCCTGCCATGCATGAAACGTTGCAGACATTAGCTGTATCGTTCCTTTGTGTTAGCACCCGACCTGAAGATCGACCGATAATGAAAGATGTCGTTGCAATGCTCAAAGAAATCCGTCATCTTGAAGCATTAAGGTTTGAAACTGACGTTTCAAAGGGAGCCTTAACACAATCACCACCATCCAAAATAGTGGTTGCAGATGGATCATCGAACTGCTCGTTTACTTTCTCCGATGATTCGCTCCAATTTTGAAGATGGGGTTTTCGAGTTGCAGCTATGTTTGTAGATTGTAATAATTAAGTACTTAGCTTTCACCTTATGTAGAATATTAGCATATGTAACCAACAGTAAAACCAAAAACCTATTTGGTTTAATTTGAATTCGATTGTTAGTGTTGGATTTAAGCAATTAGAATTTTATTACAAGAATGAGATTCTGTGTCTCCAAACCTAGCTCAACTCACGTGGTCCCATCTTCCCTACATCACATGTCCATGTGCTGTCTGAAAATGACATTACTTTCAGCAATGCAAAAGCCTAACCTAAGTTTGGAACACTCTGTATGTCCTAATCTGCACAGCACATGCTACTAACAAACTTCAAACTCGGATATAAGAATCGAATACGGGTTATATCATATCTCATACCCGAATAAAAACGTCAAACATAAATGTCGGATATAAAGTCGAACATAAGTGGCAAGATAATTATACATCGAATATacatagaaaaacaaaataaGTGTCCCATAATGATATAATGCTCCAACCTGCAAAAGAATTATGATCCACAGATGTTAAAGATAATGCAGCTCCACTAGCAACGGCTACTGTCATTGTCTcaatattttgatgtttttgtctCAAGATTTCAAAAAACAACAAACAGACAGATGAAACACATCCACTAATTGCTCAAATTCTTACAAGCTTTTTAATCAAGAATTCATCTATAAGCTAACGACACGGCTGTAAAAAAAAAATGGTCAATCTAATCAATGTCAAGACTCGAGATGGTATCAACAGGTTAGAAATGGCCTATGTTAATTGGAAATGGGTGTGAGCATCAAATACGAGTATTCAAgcatggattttttttttttttttacaagacATGGGTGTCAGACACGAGTACTCGGAGCAATATAGGTAATCACATCCGGATTAGAGTCTATGGGGCACTATGGTAAGGTTTATGTTAGGAGTTAAGATGAGCTGTTTATCAGGGTTGGCATTTCAAAGAAGTGATCCTATCTATATTTTCCCTGAGAtacatttcaaaattcaaacaacGGGTATCAAAATCTAAAGTCAAAACCTGGGTGCTGAACCATAACTGAGTAGCTTTTGGTGCCTTTAGGAAGGATACTGAGATTCCAACTTCTTTAAAACAGAACCAATAACACCCCAGTTGAAACCGCGATACTGAAGCCACCGAACAATCCTTGACTTCCGTGTCTCTTTGGGAACATCTCGACCTCGAAGCCATTGCTTCGAGGCCTGAATTAATAGGTGATCCATTGAAAGCTTTGAAAAGCCAAGTCGGGATTCCTGATCATCATTTGAGTCACTATCCCGGCCCTCGAAAACTAGTTTTAACGCATTTTCTGCATCAGCTTCACTTATACCCTTCTTGAACAATGCCTGATTCAACATTTTCATGAGAATTCAAAATTTTTGCTTGAAAACAAAAAAATGCGAGAAATCAACAAGTCATTTTACTTCTTTACCTTAGTTATTTCCGTTTCTTTTATTACAAATAAAACAGTGAATGTACCTGAGAGGTCCTTGTATTCTAGGGGcctaatcaaattagtccctctACTATTAAGtggatcaatttagtccctgtaaTACTAAAAAGAATCAACTAAGATCAAATTGGAATAGAGTtaatattttattgtttaaaagaTATCATTTACTGTTTAATAGAGTAACTATCTTTTTAAAGTTTTTGTGGTTCTGTAAATGAAATCTTTTGTTTGGAATTGAACTGCGACTGAAACAAATAACTTTCAAGACATTTTTTTATACAGTAAATGTTAACTGTGCTACTATTTggacttatttgattctttttaatagtatagggactaaattgatccatttaataatagGACTAATTTGATCCAATCCCTATAATATAAGGACCTCCTAGGTACTTTAACCCAAATGAAACCTAGAGGCTAAATATTATGATCAATTATAAAAACAGCAAGTTCATTGTACATATAGGACTAAAATGGTCAAATTATAGTTTTGGTCTCTCTACTATATTAAAATTTAAGATCTTGTcccttatactttaattttgcaTAATTTTGTACTCTTACTTTTGTAATATTATTAGTTAGCCCAAATTATGCCAAATAAATTTAGTACCAGGACTAAATCCCAAATTTTAGTATAGTAGAGGGATCAAAACCAACTTTCTGAGAAACTTAGTACTAGCAACCAAACAAAGCCTTATTTGTCAATATGGTTTTAACATAATTACGAAACAAAAGAAGTTACTCCAAAATTTTAATTCGAAAGAGGAGTGCTtacttgcttgattctccttggTCCCCAGGTTGATGAAGACCATCTAGATCGAGAAAATGCTTCC is part of the Gossypium arboreum isolate Shixiya-1 chromosome 5, ASM2569848v2, whole genome shotgun sequence genome and harbors:
- the LOC108489330 gene encoding LRR receptor-like serine/threonine-protein kinase RGI3; the encoded protein is MPSTLNTLFFLISITFLFFHHHCYSIDEQGQALLTWKNSLNATKPALKSWDSSDTTPCNWFGVHCNSNGDVVEISLKSMELQGSLPSNFQSLKSLKTLILSSNNLSGVIPKEFGDYNELNLIDLSGNFLTGEIPTEICKLKKLKTLALDSNYLGGKIPSMMGNLSGLVYLTLYDNQLNGEIPKSIGELKMLQVFRGGGNKDLNGELPLEIGNCTSLLMLGLAETSITGNLPSSIGMLKRVQTIAIYTSLLSGSIPEEISNCSELQNLYLYQNSISGSIPRGIGQLNKLQSLLLWQNSLVGTIPDELGTCSELTVVDLSENLLTGSIPRSIGKLFKLQELQLSVNQLSGTIPLEILNCSELINLEIDNNALSGEIPVNIGKLKSLSIFFAWQNKLTGNVPDSLSQCKDLQALDLSYNSLSGSIPKDIFGLKNFTKLLLLANDLSGFIPPEIGNCTNLYRLRLNGNRLAGTIPSEIGNLKGLNFVDLSENRFVGGIPLSISGCRNLEFLDLHSNELAGSLPDTLPTSLQYVDISDNSLTGQLSHSIGSLSELTKLNLGKNRLAGQIPAEISSCSKLQLVNLGDNGFFGELPKELGQIPALEISLNLSWNRFSGKIPSEFSGLTKLAILDLSHNKFSGKLDVLTSLQNLVSLNVSFNDFSGELPNSSFFRKLPLSDLESNKGLYISNGVVSSSDLEHSRHVGPAVKLVMSILISASVILVLLAIFALIRARFFNNGLMEDYTWEVTLYQKLDFSIDDIVHNLTSSNVIGTGSSGVVYRVTIPNGETLAVKKMWSSEEYGAFTSEIETLGSIRHRNIVRLLGWGSNTNLKLLFYNYLPNGSLSSLIHSGGKGGADWEARFDIVLGIAHALAYLHHDCVPSILHGDVKAMNVLLGPCYEPYLADFGLARVLNNNGDDNDKVSKSSPRPHLAGSYGYMAPEHATMRRITEKSDVYSFGVVLLEVLTGRHPLDPTLPGGAHLVQWVRDHLASKGDPSEILDPKLKGRTDPAMHETLQTLAVSFLCVSTRPEDRPIMKDVVAMLKEIRHLEALRFETDVSKGALTQSPPSKIVVADGSSNCSFTFSDDSLQF